One Sus scrofa isolate TJ Tabasco breed Duroc chromosome 1, Sscrofa11.1, whole genome shotgun sequence DNA segment encodes these proteins:
- the LOC110259469 gene encoding LOW QUALITY PROTEIN: olfactory receptor 5L1-like (The sequence of the model RefSeq protein was modified relative to this genomic sequence to represent the inferred CDS: substituted 1 base at 1 genomic stop codon), with protein MGEENCTSVTEFILLGFSDVPELRVFLVLGFLVIYGVTVLGNLGMVGLIQVSPRLHTPMYFFLSHLSFVDFSYSMIIVLKILANIINEDKAIFFLGCVVQFYLFCICGVTEVILLAVMAYDRFVAICNPLLYKVTMSRNVCVELVSCCYLCRTVCSLIHLCLALKIPSYRSNVINHFFCDLPPLLSLACSDVTMNQLLLYIVATFNEILSSVIILTSYLFILITILRMRSLEGRSKALSTCASHLTTIAVLQETILFMYCXPNSGNYSMATDKVATVFYTVVIPMLNPLIYSLRNKDVKEALRKVVKSKRFSQRTIS; from the coding sequence ATGGGTGAGGAAAACTGCACCTCTGTCACAGAGTTCATTCTCCTGGGATTCTCAGATGTCCCTGAGTTGAGAGTCTTCCTCGTCCTGGGGTTTCTTGTTATCTACGGAGTCACCGTCTTGGGTAACCTAGGCATGGTTGGGCTGATTCAGGTCAGCCCTCgactccacacccccatgtattttttcctcagcCACTTGTCCTTTGTGGATTTCTCTTACTCGATGATCATTGTGCTCAAGATACTGGCTAACATCATAAATGAAGACAAAGCCATTTTCTTCCTGGGGTGTGTTGTGCAATTCTACTTGTTTTGCATATGTGGAGTAACTGAGGTCATCCTACtggctgtgatggcctatgaccgctttgtggccatctgtaacccACTCTTGTACAAGGTCACCATGTCCCGAAATGTCTGTGTGGAGCTAGTGTCTTGTTGCTACCTGTGTAGGACTGTGTGTTCTCTGATTCACCTGTGTTTAGCTCTGAAGATCCCATCCTACAGATCGAATGTGATCAACCACTTCTTTTGTGATCTGCCTCCTCTCTTATCTCTTGCTTGCTCTGATGTCACTATGAATCAATTGCTACTGTACATTGTGGCCACGTTCAATGAGATCCTGTCCAGTGTGATCATCCTCACCTCCTACTTGTTCATTCTCATCACCATCCTGAGGATGCGCTCTTTGGAAGGAAGATCcaaagccctctccacctgtgcctcccacctCACAACCATAGCTGTCTTACAGGAaacaatccttttcatgtattgctGACCCAATTCTGGAAACTACAGTATGGCCACTGACAAAGTGGCCACGGTGTTCTACACTGTGGTGATTCCCATGTTGAACCCCCTGATCTATAGTCTGAGGAACAAGGATGTGAAAGAAGCTCTCAGAAAAGTGGTGAAGTCAAAAAGATTTTCCCAGAGAACAATATCGTAG